One segment of Paenibacillus rhizovicinus DNA contains the following:
- a CDS encoding CoA-binding protein — MAFSNPSRDEIKRILEASNTIAVVGLSDNPERTSHMVSEAMQAKGYRIVPVNPNAQAILGETSYPSLRDIPFPVDIVNVFRRSEHTPPIAQEAAEIGAKTLWLQLGVESEEAAAIAEQAGLQVIMDRCIKVEDAILMPQGKSRS, encoded by the coding sequence ATGGCGTTCTCAAACCCTTCGCGGGATGAAATCAAGCGGATTTTAGAGGCATCGAACACGATAGCTGTCGTCGGCTTGTCCGACAATCCGGAGCGTACCTCCCATATGGTGTCAGAGGCGATGCAGGCTAAAGGCTACCGGATCGTTCCCGTCAATCCGAATGCACAGGCGATTCTCGGGGAAACGAGCTACCCGTCGCTGCGGGATATTCCGTTTCCCGTCGACATTGTCAACGTGTTTCGCCGCAGCGAGCACACGCCTCCCATTGCGCAGGAAGCAGCCGAGATCGGGGCCAAGACGCTTTGGCTTCAACTCGGCGTCGAAAGCGAGGAGGCGGCGGCGATCGCGGAACAGGCCGGATTGCAGGTTATCATGGACCGCTGCATTAAGGTCGAGGATGCCATCCTGATGCCGCAAGGCAAATCCAGATCCTAA
- the aroA gene encoding 3-phosphoshikimate 1-carboxyvinyltransferase, with protein sequence MDVLVTPTPRLQGELQALSSKNYTTRYLLVAALAEGTSTIYYPAHSEDSDAMRRCIRDLGAVIEEDEEKITITGFGANPRDVKELDVGNAGAVLRFLMAIAALAPDVTFINRYPDSLGKRPHDDLIDALGQIGVDVQHNAGKLPITIHGGAAKGGKIQVSGNVSSQFLSALLFLTPLLQEDSEIEVLHDLKSKVVVGQTLEVLEQAGIVIEASEDLMRYRVKGGQKYAAKEYIVQGDYPGSAAVLAAAAVTQSDVKLHRLMENSKQGERAIVDVLRMMEVPLTHDNGVVHVQGNGKLKALEFDGDKATDAVLAMVAAAVFAEGTSRFYDVENLRFKECDRITDYLNELRKAGANVEERRSEIIVHGRPEGVEGGVDIIAHYDHRVIMALTVVGLRAKAPIRIHDAHHVAKSYPIFFDHMKALGANVEWVESK encoded by the coding sequence ATGGACGTTCTTGTTACTCCTACACCAAGACTGCAAGGCGAGCTTCAAGCGCTATCTTCGAAAAACTACACGACCCGTTACCTGTTGGTCGCGGCGCTTGCGGAAGGCACAAGCACGATTTATTACCCGGCTCACAGCGAAGACAGCGATGCGATGCGCCGCTGCATCCGCGATTTGGGTGCAGTAATCGAAGAAGACGAAGAGAAAATCACGATTACCGGCTTCGGCGCGAACCCGCGCGACGTGAAAGAGCTTGACGTCGGCAACGCAGGCGCCGTATTGCGTTTTCTTATGGCGATCGCGGCCCTGGCACCGGATGTCACGTTCATTAACCGCTACCCGGATTCCCTTGGCAAACGCCCGCATGACGATCTGATCGATGCACTCGGTCAAATCGGCGTGGACGTACAGCACAACGCCGGCAAACTGCCGATCACGATCCACGGCGGCGCGGCCAAAGGCGGAAAAATCCAAGTATCCGGCAATGTCAGCTCTCAGTTCCTGAGCGCGCTCCTCTTCCTGACGCCGCTGCTGCAAGAAGACAGCGAGATCGAAGTGCTGCATGATTTGAAATCCAAAGTCGTCGTCGGCCAGACGCTGGAAGTGCTGGAGCAGGCGGGCATCGTTATCGAAGCGAGCGAGGACCTGATGCGCTACCGCGTGAAGGGCGGACAGAAATACGCGGCCAAAGAATATATCGTGCAAGGCGACTACCCGGGCTCCGCGGCCGTGCTCGCGGCGGCTGCCGTCACGCAATCGGACGTGAAGCTGCATCGTCTAATGGAGAACAGCAAGCAGGGCGAGCGAGCGATCGTAGACGTGCTGCGGATGATGGAAGTTCCGCTGACGCATGACAACGGCGTCGTTCACGTGCAAGGCAACGGCAAGCTGAAAGCATTGGAGTTCGACGGCGACAAAGCGACGGACGCCGTGCTGGCCATGGTTGCCGCAGCTGTATTCGCCGAAGGCACGTCCCGTTTCTACGACGTCGAGAACCTTCGTTTCAAAGAATGCGACCGGATTACCGATTACTTGAACGAGCTTCGCAAAGCAGGCGCCAACGTAGAAGAGCGCCGCAGTGAAATCATCGTGCATGGACGTCCGGAAGGCGTCGAAGGCGGCGTGGACATTATCGCGCATTACGATCACCGCGTAATCATGGCGCTGACCGTTGTCGGTCTCCGCGCGAAAGCGCCGATCCGCATTCACGATGCGCATCACGTGGCCAAATCCTACCCGATCTTCTTCGACCACATGAAGGCGCTTGGCGCGAACGTGGAATGGGTGGAATCCAAGTAA